GACAGCTCGGCGGCCGAGATCACGCCGGACGTCGCGGTGACGAGGAAGATCACCGCCAGCGGCACCATCAGCAGCGATTCGGCGCCGAACACGATCGGCCCGTCGAGACCGAAGCGCTGGCGCACCACGAAGTAGACGGTGTACGGCAGGCAGATCGCGAGCGTCACCCACGACAGCTGCGGGGTGGCGGCGACCTTCACCGCGACGGCGACCGCCGCGAGCGCTACCACGAGCCACTGCATCCGGCTCACCCGCGCGCCCAGCAGGAAGCGTCCGCCGAGCACGAGGCAGATCGGCAGCAGCAGGTACCCGAGAGAGGTGTCGAGGGCATGCCCATGCATGGGCGCCCACATGAAGAGCCAGAGCTGGAAGCCGATGATCGCCGCGAGGCCGATCAGCAGCAGCGGCATCCACCAGCGCGCACGCAGCCGTCGGCCCAGCAGCCTCAGCTGCTCGCGGGCGAGCGGATGCAGCAGGGCGAGCGCATAGCAGGCGAAGGTCACGAGGATCCGCCAGGCGAAGACGACCTCGGCGGACGAGCTCAGCACCCCCGCGAGCAGGAAGATGACCCCGAACAGCACCGAGGCGAGCACCGACGCGAGCACGCCGCGCGGCGATGTGTGCTGCACCGCCACGTCCGCCTCCTTCTGGCGCCTGACATCCGGCGCACCGCGTTCCAGGATATCGACGCCTCGCCGTGCGGATAACGTTGCCGGATGGAACCCGTCTCCCTGCGCACCAAGCGGCTCGTGCTCAGCATCCCGGCCGAAGCGGACATCGACGCGATCACCGCCGCCTGTCAGGACCCGGAGGTGCCCCGCTGGACCACGGTGCCCAGTCCATACACCCGGCAGCACGCGACCGACTTCGTCGAGCTCGTGGCGGCGTGGTGGGCGGATCGCGCGGAGACCGTGTGGGCGATCCGCAAGGACGGCGTGCTGGCCGGAATGATCGGCCTGCACCGGATCACCGATCACCCGCATGGCGGAGAGGCGGAGATCGGGTTCTGGGGCGTCGCGGCGTTCCGCGGGCAGGGAGTCATGGTCGAAGCCGCGCGGGCCGTGATCGACTTCGCCTTCGACGAGCTGGGCCTCGCGCGGCTCAGCTGGCGCGCGGTGGCGGGCAACATCCCGTCAGCCCGCACGGCGCGCTCGCTCGGCTTCCGCTATGAGGGCACGCTGCGCCAAGGGCTGACGAGCCCGCGCGGGCGGGATGACGGCTGGGTCGCCGGGCTCCTGGCATCCGACGACCGCGCACCGGTCGCATGGCCGGTGCTGTGAACCGCCCTCGACCCCCTGCGCCCGTGACAGGATGACGGCATGCCCGAGATGCCGGAGGTGCAGGGACTGGTCGACTTCCTCGCCGCACGTGCGGCGGGGCGCACCGTCACGCGCGTCAGCGTGGCGGCTATCGCCGCGCTGAAGACCTTCGATCCGCCGGTCACGGCGCTGCAGGATGCCCGGATCACGGGCGTCACGCGGCACGGCAAGTTCATCGACCTGAGCCTCGGCGACGACCTGCATCTCGTGTTCCACCTCGCGAAGGCCGGCTGGCTGCGCTGGCACGAGGAGCTGCCGACGACGCCCATCAAGCCGGGCCGCAGCCCGATCGCCGTGCGGGTGGCACTCGACGACGGCAGCGGATTCGACCTCACGGAGGCGGGCACGAAGAAGTCGCTCGCCGTCTATGCCGCCCGTCACCCGAACGACGTGCCCGGCATCGCCCGGCTCGGCCCCGACCCGCTCGACCCCACCTTCACGCGGGAGGCGTTCGCCGCGCTGCTCGCGGGTCGCCGCACCCAGATCAAGGGGCTGCTGCGCGACCAGGGTCTGATCGCGGGCATCGGCAACGCGTACAGCGACGAGATCCTGCACGCGGCGAAGATGTCTCCGTACGCACCGGCGGCGAACCTCGACGACGCCGACATCGACCGGCTGTACGACGCGATGCAGCAGACGCTCCGCGAGGCGATCGACGAGGCGGCGGGCAAGCCGCCCGCCGATCTGAAGGACGCCAAGCGGCGCGGCATGCAGGTGCACGCCCGCCGCGGTGAGACGTGCCCGGTGTGCGGCGACAGGGTGCGCAGCGTGTTCTTCGCCGACCGGTCGCTCGAGTACTGCCCCACCTGCCAGACCGGCGGCAAGGTGCTCGCCGACCGCCGGCTCTCGCGACTGCTGAAATGACGACGGTGTGACGAGGAATGAATCGTCACCGGGCACGTTGACTAGACTCTGAGCATCAACGTGCTCCGGGGTCGGTGTGAATCCGAACCGGCGGTGACAGTCCGCGAACGCCTGGCGACAGGCGCCGATCCGGTGGAACTCCGGAACCGACGGTGATGCGAGCATCCGCTCGCTAGTCCGGAAGAGAGGCAGCACGTGGCGTACGCGTGCGCTGCAGACCCCGGGAACCCAGAGAAGGATGACCGATGGCAGTGACCGAGGCCGAACGCGACGCCATGCGTCGCGCGCTCGCGCTCGCCTCGAAGGGCCCACGCGGCCTCAACCCGCAGGTGGGCGCCGTCATCCTCTCCCCCGCCGGTGACGTGCTGGCCGAGGGCTGGCATCGCGGCGCCGGCACCGCGCACGCCGAGGTCGACGCGCTCTCGCAGCTCGGGCCGGGAGAGGCATCCGGCGCGACCGCCGTCGTCACACTCGAGCCGTGCAACCACACCGGGCGCACCGGCCCGTGCGCGCAGGCGCTGATCGATGCGGGCATCGCACGCGTCGTGTACGCGACGGGCGACCCCGGCGACGTCTCCAGCGGCGGCGCGGATCGGCTCCGCGCGGCGGGCGTCGAGGTCGTCGCGGGCGAGCAGGCGGATGCCTCCCGCCGCCTCATCGGCGACTGGCTGACTGTGCAGCAGCTGGGCCGCCCGCACGTCACGGTGAAGTGGGCGCAGAGTCTGGACGGCAGGGCCGCGGCATCCGACGGCACCAGCCAGTGGATCACCGGGCCCGACGCCCGCACCGACGTGCACCGGCGCCGAGCCGATGCCGACGCGATCGTCGTCGGCACCGGGACCGTGCTCGCCGACGATCCCGCGCTCACCGCGCGCGACGGAGACTCCCTGTACCCGCACCAGCCGATCCCCGTCGTGGTCGGCTCGCGCCCCACGCCGGCCGATGCCGCCGTGCACCGGCATCCGCGCACCCCGCTGTTCTACGACACGCGCGACCTGACCACGGTGCTCGCCGACCTCCGCGACCGCGGCGTGCAGCGCGTCTTCGTCGAAGGCGGACCGACGCTGTCGAGCGCGTTCATCGCCGCGGGCTTCGGTGACACCGTACTCGCCTACATCGCCCCGGTGCTGCTGGGCGGCGAGCGCCTCGCACTCACCGACATCGGCGTCGCCTCGATCGGTGACGCCCTGCGCCTGCAGATCGAGCAGTGGATGCCGCTCGGCCCCGATCTGCTCGCCATCGCACACCCCGCGACGGAATCCGCCGCGGGAGAGGAAGGAAGCTGATGTTCACCGGAATCATCGAGGAGATCGGCGAGATCGCCGCGATCTCGGCATCGGGCGACGGGTGGCGGCTCACCGTGCACGCCCCGAAGGCGGCGGCGGATGCCGTGCACGGCGAGTCCATCGCCGTCAGCGGGGTCTGCCTGACCGTCGTCGACTCGACCGAGACGACGTTCGACGCCGACGTCATGAAGCAGACGCTCGACGTGTCGGCGCTCGGCGCCGTGCAGGTCGGCTCGCGCGTGAACATCGAGAAGGCGATGCCCGTCGGCGCACGCCTGGGCGGACACATCGTGCAGGGTCACGTCGACGGCGTCGGCACCGTGCTCGAGGTCAGGCCCGGAGCCGAGTGGCGGGTGCTGCGCATCAGCCTGCCCACGGC
The window above is part of the Microbacterium sp. nov. GSS16 genome. Proteins encoded here:
- a CDS encoding GNAT family N-acetyltransferase, giving the protein MEPVSLRTKRLVLSIPAEADIDAITAACQDPEVPRWTTVPSPYTRQHATDFVELVAAWWADRAETVWAIRKDGVLAGMIGLHRITDHPHGGEAEIGFWGVAAFRGQGVMVEAARAVIDFAFDELGLARLSWRAVAGNIPSARTARSLGFRYEGTLRQGLTSPRGRDDGWVAGLLASDDRAPVAWPVL
- the rarD gene encoding EamA family transporter RarD; this encodes MAVQHTSPRGVLASVLASVLFGVIFLLAGVLSSSAEVVFAWRILVTFACYALALLHPLAREQLRLLGRRLRARWWMPLLLIGLAAIIGFQLWLFMWAPMHGHALDTSLGYLLLPICLVLGGRFLLGARVSRMQWLVVALAAVAVAVKVAATPQLSWVTLAICLPYTVYFVVRQRFGLDGPIVFGAESLLMVPLAVIFLVTATSGVISAAELSGLVGIGLASAAAMSLYLAAATLLPLPVFGLLSYVEPVLLVGVALLLGERMQGADALVYVILAVALAVLAVEGFRGTRRSRRGRADLPLPSDPGAPGVGEPDTDRRD
- the ribD gene encoding bifunctional diaminohydroxyphosphoribosylaminopyrimidine deaminase/5-amino-6-(5-phosphoribosylamino)uracil reductase RibD, which produces MAVTEAERDAMRRALALASKGPRGLNPQVGAVILSPAGDVLAEGWHRGAGTAHAEVDALSQLGPGEASGATAVVTLEPCNHTGRTGPCAQALIDAGIARVVYATGDPGDVSSGGADRLRAAGVEVVAGEQADASRRLIGDWLTVQQLGRPHVTVKWAQSLDGRAAASDGTSQWITGPDARTDVHRRRADADAIVVGTGTVLADDPALTARDGDSLYPHQPIPVVVGSRPTPADAAVHRHPRTPLFYDTRDLTTVLADLRDRGVQRVFVEGGPTLSSAFIAAGFGDTVLAYIAPVLLGGERLALTDIGVASIGDALRLQIEQWMPLGPDLLAIAHPATESAAGEEGS
- a CDS encoding Fpg/Nei family DNA glycosylase gives rise to the protein MPEMPEVQGLVDFLAARAAGRTVTRVSVAAIAALKTFDPPVTALQDARITGVTRHGKFIDLSLGDDLHLVFHLAKAGWLRWHEELPTTPIKPGRSPIAVRVALDDGSGFDLTEAGTKKSLAVYAARHPNDVPGIARLGPDPLDPTFTREAFAALLAGRRTQIKGLLRDQGLIAGIGNAYSDEILHAAKMSPYAPAANLDDADIDRLYDAMQQTLREAIDEAAGKPPADLKDAKRRGMQVHARRGETCPVCGDRVRSVFFADRSLEYCPTCQTGGKVLADRRLSRLLK
- a CDS encoding riboflavin synthase; this translates as MFTGIIEEIGEIAAISASGDGWRLTVHAPKAAADAVHGESIAVSGVCLTVVDSTETTFDADVMKQTLDVSALGAVQVGSRVNIEKAMPVGARLGGHIVQGHVDGVGTVLEVRPGAEWRVLRISLPTALAPLVVDKGSISVAGTSLTVSAVSGPSTGSVTRSDEHWFEVSLIPETLEATTLGALEPGDVINLETDILARHVERLLAFRSDPEGGSR